One genomic window of Halorubrum hochsteinianum includes the following:
- a CDS encoding MBL fold metallo-hydrolase, with the protein MVDSDWGDWLPRAVADADPETVALWYLGCNGFAVKGSEGTVLWIDPYVGTGDPPRTIRMVPIPFDPADVDSADAVLATHEHTDHVHGPSQAPILANTDADFVAADDSLAVAREEERWTDEYEVDEAAFTEVREGDELRIGEFTVHVVETHDADATHPVGYVLEHESGTVFHAGDSKPSDSFTGLAERFDIDLGILAFGSEGTIPDKETGEPVPTKWYSDENEIATAANDLGLDRLVPTHWDMWKGLTADPTALHDHVRSYESPNRLEIAEIGDRIDL; encoded by the coding sequence ATGGTCGACTCCGACTGGGGCGACTGGCTGCCGCGCGCGGTGGCCGACGCAGACCCCGAGACGGTGGCGCTGTGGTATCTGGGCTGTAACGGCTTCGCGGTGAAGGGGAGCGAGGGGACCGTTCTCTGGATCGACCCGTACGTCGGGACGGGCGACCCGCCGCGGACGATCCGGATGGTCCCGATTCCCTTCGATCCCGCCGACGTCGACAGCGCGGACGCGGTGTTGGCGACGCACGAACACACGGACCACGTCCACGGCCCCTCGCAGGCCCCGATCCTCGCGAACACGGACGCGGACTTCGTCGCGGCCGACGACTCGCTCGCGGTCGCGCGCGAGGAGGAGCGGTGGACCGACGAGTACGAGGTCGACGAGGCCGCCTTCACGGAGGTGCGGGAGGGCGACGAGCTGCGGATCGGCGAGTTCACCGTTCACGTCGTCGAAACGCACGATGCGGACGCCACGCATCCGGTCGGCTACGTCCTCGAACACGAGTCGGGAACGGTGTTCCACGCCGGCGACAGCAAGCCGTCGGACTCGTTCACCGGGCTCGCGGAGCGGTTCGACATCGACCTCGGCATCCTCGCGTTCGGCTCCGAGGGCACGATTCCGGACAAGGAGACCGGAGAGCCGGTCCCCACGAAGTGGTACAGCGACGAGAACGAGATCGCGACGGCCGCGAACGACCTCGGACTCGACCGGTTGGTTCCGACTCACTGGGACATGTGGAAGGGGCTGACCGCCGATCCGACCGCGCTCCACGACCACGTCAGGAGCTACGAGTCGCCGAACCGACTGGAGATCGCGGAGATCGGCGACCGGATCGACCTGTAA
- the purT gene encoding formate-dependent phosphoribosylglycinamide formyltransferase: protein MSEGTRFGTPGTENATTLLLLGSGELGKELLVEAQSLGIETVAVDRYDGAPAKQVAHRSHTVDMTDADALREIVVEEDPDYVVPEIEAIATAELTRLEEEGYEVIPTAEATRLTMDRQWIREFATEEAEVPTSAFAFADNEAEYRAAVDRIGRPVVVKPTMSSSGKGQSIVRAGDDPEAAWETARGGTRSDTGRVIVEEFVDFDYELTLLTVRHAGGTTFCPPVGHRQVDGDYRESWQPHPMSEDALSSAQAMAKRVTDGLGGHGIFGVEFFVRDDEVFFSELSPRPHDTGLVTLGTQSVSEFGLHLRAILGLPVPDVTVERPGASHALVADESVDTPAFTGVEAALGTPETDLRLFGKPSAYAGRRMGVAVSTAADTDAARERAESAVGQIEIHDDA, encoded by the coding sequence ATGTCCGAAGGGACGCGGTTCGGGACGCCGGGAACGGAGAACGCGACGACGCTCCTGCTGCTCGGGAGCGGCGAACTGGGGAAGGAACTGCTCGTCGAGGCGCAGTCGCTCGGGATCGAGACGGTCGCCGTCGACAGGTACGACGGTGCCCCCGCCAAACAGGTCGCACACCGGTCTCACACCGTCGACATGACGGACGCGGACGCGCTCCGCGAGATCGTCGTCGAGGAGGATCCGGACTACGTCGTGCCCGAGATCGAGGCGATCGCGACGGCGGAGCTCACGCGGCTCGAAGAGGAGGGGTACGAGGTGATCCCGACGGCCGAGGCGACCCGACTCACGATGGACCGACAGTGGATCCGGGAGTTCGCCACGGAGGAGGCGGAGGTGCCGACCAGCGCGTTCGCCTTCGCCGACAACGAGGCCGAGTACAGAGCCGCGGTCGACCGCATCGGGCGACCGGTCGTGGTGAAACCGACGATGTCCTCCTCCGGGAAGGGCCAGTCGATCGTCAGGGCGGGAGACGACCCGGAGGCGGCGTGGGAGACCGCCAGGGGCGGGACGCGGTCCGATACCGGCCGCGTGATCGTCGAGGAGTTCGTCGACTTCGACTACGAGTTGACGCTGCTCACCGTCCGCCACGCCGGGGGGACCACGTTCTGCCCGCCCGTGGGCCACCGCCAGGTCGACGGCGACTACCGCGAAAGCTGGCAGCCGCACCCGATGAGCGAGGACGCGCTGTCGAGCGCGCAGGCGATGGCCAAGCGTGTCACCGACGGGCTCGGCGGCCACGGGATCTTCGGCGTCGAGTTCTTCGTCCGCGACGACGAGGTGTTCTTCAGCGAACTGTCGCCACGTCCCCACGACACCGGACTCGTGACCCTCGGCACGCAGTCGGTCAGCGAGTTCGGCCTCCACCTCCGAGCGATCCTCGGTCTTCCGGTTCCGGACGTGACCGTCGAGCGACCGGGCGCGAGCCACGCCCTCGTCGCCGACGAGTCGGTCGACACGCCGGCGTTCACCGGTGTCGAAGCGGCGCTCGGCACACCGGAGACCGACCTCAGACTGTTCGGGAAACCGTCGGCCTACGCCGGCCGCCGAATGGGCGTCGCCGTGAGCACCGCGGCGGACACCGACGCGGCCCGCGAGCGCGCGGAGTCCGCGGTGGGTCAGATCGAGATACACGACGACGCGTGA
- the uvsE gene encoding UV DNA damage repair endonuclease UvsE, producing MLGYACLNRTLRDRSDPVRCNRDMRRSTWESDGLPYASELTRQNFADLLTMLRWNRDHDVRFYRCTSTLVPWNSQFDLVDLPDYDEIERIARRCGDLIENEGIRLTFHPDYWCKLASDSPDTVERSVRAIEYHADWLDLMGLDRSPRYAINVHIGATYGDKEATAERFRDAVRSLSPGARRRLTVENDDKRGLWSVRELASAVSDATGVPTVFDYHHHCFTDRGQTFREGFETAAETWGDVRPIAHYSEPKRLRDPEARPQTHARFVSDLPDWLRDRADVMIEAGGKERALERLRSA from the coding sequence GTGCTCGGATACGCCTGCCTGAACCGGACCCTCAGAGACCGCTCCGATCCGGTTCGGTGTAACCGCGACATGCGGCGGTCGACGTGGGAGTCCGACGGCCTTCCGTACGCCTCCGAACTGACGCGCCAGAACTTCGCCGACCTGTTGACGATGCTGCGGTGGAACCGCGACCACGACGTCCGGTTCTACCGGTGTACGTCGACGCTCGTCCCGTGGAACTCTCAGTTCGATCTCGTCGATCTCCCCGACTACGACGAGATCGAACGGATCGCCCGACGATGCGGCGACCTGATCGAAAACGAGGGGATACGGCTGACCTTCCACCCGGACTACTGGTGTAAGCTCGCCAGCGACTCGCCGGACACCGTCGAGCGCTCGGTCAGGGCGATAGAGTACCACGCGGACTGGCTCGATCTGATGGGGCTCGACCGCTCCCCGCGCTACGCGATCAACGTCCACATCGGTGCCACGTACGGCGACAAGGAGGCGACCGCCGAGCGCTTCCGCGACGCGGTCAGGTCGCTATCGCCCGGTGCGAGGCGTCGGCTAACCGTCGAGAACGACGACAAGCGGGGGCTCTGGAGCGTCCGGGAACTCGCCTCGGCGGTGAGCGACGCGACCGGGGTCCCGACCGTGTTCGACTACCACCACCACTGCTTCACCGACCGCGGCCAGACGTTCCGTGAGGGGTTCGAGACTGCCGCCGAGACGTGGGGCGACGTCCGCCCGATCGCTCACTACTCGGAACCGAAACGGCTCCGGGACCCCGAGGCACGACCCCAGACTCACGCGCGTTTCGTCTCCGACCTCCCAGACTGGCTGCGCGACCGGGCGGACGTGATGATCGAGGCGGGCGGGAAAGAGCGCGCGCTGGAGCGCCTCCGGTCGGCGTAA
- a CDS encoding carotenoid oxygenase family protein has translation MTTHDDYRAGFRTQREEVDDTRLPVDGSFPDWLTGDLVGNGPGQFEAGDTSLRHWFDPLAMLRRFRIDDDGVRYANRFVRSRDYEFAAAGGGVRTPFPGTPPDRPVWTRLRQVLDGTFPDNPVIGVQRFGDEVAAVTESPTALTVDLETLETTGRKDLVAGLDSDLTLAHVHYDHDEDAFYNLGVSYGRETVYTLFRRPADGGAPTPLTRLRFGEAPYIHSFALTERYAVVTVNAFGLDTTRLLRGAVTKETFLDAFEPLDAPLRFLVLDRETGVREATVTASPAFVYHHANAYERDGEVVVDLVAFEDERAVTGLELSNLRSDDPDLPRGDLYRYTLPLTGGDAERERLHRGPVEFPVINYRAVNGRPHRYVYLAETDGGSSLPTDVTKVDVEAGTVRRWRETGAHPGEPLFVSRPDSADEDGGVVLSVVLKPAADRSDLVCLDAETLEERGRARLPHRLPYGFHGQFYGPSSPGRSMN, from the coding sequence GTGACCACGCACGACGATTACCGCGCGGGCTTTCGCACGCAGCGCGAAGAGGTCGACGACACACGGTTGCCCGTCGACGGTTCGTTCCCGGACTGGCTCACGGGCGATCTCGTCGGCAACGGCCCGGGGCAGTTCGAGGCCGGCGACACGTCGCTGCGTCACTGGTTCGACCCGCTGGCGATGCTGCGCCGCTTCCGGATCGACGACGACGGAGTGCGCTACGCGAACCGGTTCGTCCGGAGCCGCGACTACGAGTTCGCGGCGGCCGGCGGCGGCGTCCGCACCCCGTTCCCCGGCACGCCCCCCGACCGACCCGTCTGGACGCGGCTCCGGCAGGTTCTCGACGGGACGTTCCCGGACAACCCCGTTATCGGCGTCCAGCGCTTCGGCGACGAGGTCGCCGCGGTCACCGAGTCGCCGACCGCACTGACGGTCGACCTCGAGACCCTTGAGACGACCGGCCGAAAGGACCTCGTCGCCGGGCTCGACAGCGATCTCACGCTCGCGCACGTCCACTACGACCACGACGAGGACGCCTTCTACAACCTCGGCGTCTCGTACGGCCGCGAGACCGTCTACACGCTGTTCCGTCGGCCCGCCGACGGCGGCGCTCCCACGCCCCTGACGCGGCTCCGCTTCGGAGAGGCCCCGTACATCCACTCGTTCGCGCTGACGGAGCGGTACGCCGTGGTCACGGTGAACGCGTTCGGACTGGACACGACTCGCCTCCTGCGCGGCGCGGTGACGAAGGAGACGTTCCTGGACGCGTTCGAGCCGTTAGACGCCCCGCTCCGCTTCCTCGTCCTCGACCGCGAGACCGGCGTCCGCGAGGCGACGGTGACGGCGTCCCCGGCGTTCGTCTACCACCACGCGAACGCCTACGAGCGCGACGGCGAGGTCGTCGTGGACCTCGTCGCGTTCGAGGACGAGCGCGCGGTCACCGGGCTCGAACTGTCGAACCTCCGGAGCGACGATCCGGACCTGCCCAGAGGGGACCTCTACCGCTACACGCTCCCGCTGACCGGTGGCGACGCCGAGCGGGAGCGGCTCCACCGCGGGCCGGTCGAGTTCCCGGTCATCAACTACCGGGCCGTGAACGGCCGGCCACATCGGTACGTCTACCTCGCGGAGACGGACGGGGGATCGAGCCTGCCGACGGACGTCACGAAGGTCGACGTGGAGGCCGGAACCGTTCGCAGGTGGCGTGAGACGGGCGCGCATCCGGGCGAACCGTTGTTCGTGTCGCGCCCGGACTCGGCCGACGAGGACGGCGGGGTGGTGCTCTCGGTGGTGCTCAAGCCGGCGGCCGACCGCTCGGACCTCGTCTGTCTGGACGCCGAGACCCTAGAGGAGCGCGGTCGCGCACGGCTCCCGCACAGGCTCCCGTACGGGTTCCACGGACAGTTCTACGGGCCGTCCTCGCCCGGCCGGAGCATGAACTGA
- a CDS encoding glutamate-5-semialdehyde dehydrogenase, with protein sequence MTTMSDTDADPDTDLAGDTDELARRAERAALRLANADEATRNEALRSIADAIRERESEILDANAVDVEEAEAMLADGEYTQALVDRLKLDATKIESIASMVESVAEQDDPLGETLSARELDEDLELYRVAVPIGVVATVFESRPDALVQIAALALKSGNAVVLKGGSEASESNRVLHEAIADATADLPDGWAALIEAHEEVDRLLELDDRVDLVMPRGSSEFVSYIQSNTQIPVLGHTEGVCHVYVDSDADLEMAEDVAFDAKVQYPAVCNAVETLLVHESVADAFLPDLVERYEAAGVELRGDERTREAVDVDPATADDWDTEYGDLELSIKVVDDAYAAIEHVNDHGSKHTESILTEDAETAERFMTGVDAASVFHNASTRFADGYRYGLGAEVGISTGKVHARGPVGLEGLTTYKYYLEGDGHLVASYSGEDALPFTHRELDGVEWTPGRLSTR encoded by the coding sequence GTGACGACGATGAGTGACACGGACGCCGACCCCGATACCGACCTCGCAGGAGACACCGACGAACTGGCCCGCCGGGCGGAGCGCGCCGCGCTCCGGCTCGCGAACGCCGACGAGGCGACCCGGAACGAGGCGCTCCGGTCGATCGCCGACGCGATCCGCGAGCGCGAGTCGGAGATCCTCGACGCGAACGCGGTCGACGTCGAGGAGGCGGAGGCGATGCTCGCGGACGGCGAGTACACGCAGGCGCTCGTCGACCGCCTGAAGCTCGACGCGACCAAGATCGAGTCGATCGCGTCGATGGTCGAGTCGGTCGCCGAACAGGACGACCCGCTCGGCGAGACGCTCTCGGCCCGCGAGCTCGACGAGGACCTCGAACTGTACCGGGTCGCGGTCCCGATCGGCGTCGTCGCGACCGTGTTCGAGTCGCGCCCCGACGCGCTCGTCCAGATCGCGGCGCTCGCGCTGAAGTCCGGCAACGCCGTCGTGCTCAAGGGCGGCAGCGAGGCGAGCGAGTCGAACCGGGTCCTCCACGAGGCGATCGCCGACGCGACCGCGGACCTCCCCGACGGCTGGGCCGCGCTCATCGAGGCCCACGAGGAGGTCGACCGCCTGCTCGAACTCGACGATCGGGTCGACCTCGTGATGCCGCGCGGCTCCTCGGAGTTCGTCTCCTACATCCAGTCGAACACGCAGATCCCCGTCTTGGGCCACACCGAGGGGGTCTGTCACGTCTACGTCGACTCGGACGCCGACCTGGAGATGGCCGAGGACGTCGCCTTCGACGCGAAGGTCCAGTACCCCGCGGTGTGTAACGCGGTCGAGACGCTGTTGGTCCACGAGTCGGTCGCCGACGCGTTCCTCCCCGACCTCGTCGAGCGCTACGAGGCGGCCGGCGTCGAACTGCGGGGCGACGAGCGGACCCGCGAGGCCGTCGACGTCGACCCCGCCACCGCCGACGACTGGGACACCGAGTACGGCGACCTCGAACTGTCGATCAAGGTCGTCGACGACGCCTACGCCGCGATCGAACACGTCAACGACCACGGCTCGAAACACACCGAGTCGATCCTCACCGAGGACGCCGAGACGGCCGAGCGGTTCATGACCGGCGTCGACGCCGCGAGCGTCTTCCACAACGCGTCGACGCGCTTCGCGGACGGCTACCGGTACGGCCTCGGCGCGGAGGTCGGCATCTCCACCGGGAAGGTCCACGCCCGCGGGCCGGTGGGGCTGGAGGGGCTCACCACCTACAAGTACTACCTCGAAGGCGACGGCCACCTCGTCGCGAGCTACAGCGGCGAGGACGCCCTCCCGTTCACCCACCGCGAACTCGACGGCGTCGAGTGGACGCCCGGCCGGCTGTCGACGCGGTAG
- the proB gene encoding glutamate 5-kinase, with translation MPEDAGVERTAAADGTTVAAADDERVAAARERAAAADRVIVKAGTNSLTDEDSRLDRVKLDKLVADVMDLRERGTEVVLVSSGAVGAGTGRLDEGPESRDDVDSIVENQALSTVGQGLLMRHYTQSFERFDQDVAQILVTGTDLDAPERFDNFTNTVETLLSWGVVPVVNENDAVATDELRIGDNDMLSASVALGLDADLLVTLTDVDGVYTGNPKRDADAELIEAVDDGYDRLREIVGGGTETDFGGIRTKVEGAHDVSRNGIPAIIAGSAERDVLARIAAGKPTGTLFVPKAGDDDE, from the coding sequence ATGCCTGAGGACGCGGGCGTCGAGCGGACGGCCGCGGCCGACGGGACGACCGTCGCGGCCGCCGACGACGAGCGCGTCGCCGCCGCCCGGGAGCGGGCGGCCGCGGCCGACCGCGTGATCGTCAAGGCCGGGACGAACTCGCTAACCGACGAGGACTCGCGGCTCGACCGCGTGAAGCTCGACAAACTCGTCGCCGACGTGATGGACCTCCGGGAGCGCGGCACGGAGGTCGTGCTGGTCTCGTCGGGCGCGGTCGGAGCCGGCACCGGCCGGCTCGACGAGGGGCCGGAGTCGCGGGACGACGTCGATTCGATCGTCGAGAATCAGGCGCTCTCGACGGTCGGACAGGGGCTCCTGATGCGGCACTACACGCAGAGCTTCGAGCGGTTCGACCAGGACGTCGCCCAGATACTGGTGACGGGGACCGACCTCGACGCGCCCGAGCGGTTCGACAACTTCACGAACACCGTCGAGACGCTGCTGTCGTGGGGGGTCGTCCCCGTCGTCAACGAGAACGACGCGGTGGCGACCGACGAGCTTCGGATCGGCGACAACGACATGCTGTCGGCGTCCGTCGCGCTCGGCCTGGACGCCGACCTGCTCGTGACGCTCACCGACGTCGACGGCGTCTACACCGGGAACCCGAAGCGGGACGCCGACGCGGAGCTGATCGAGGCGGTCGACGACGGCTACGACCGGCTCCGGGAGATCGTCGGCGGCGGCACCGAGACCGACTTCGGCGGAATCCGCACGAAGGTCGAGGGCGCACACGACGTGAGCCGCAACGGGATCCCCGCGATCATCGCCGGCTCCGCCGAGCGCGACGTGCTGGCGCGGATCGCAGCGGGTAAGCCGACTGGGACGCTATTCGTCCCGAAGGCGGGTGACGACGATGAGTGA
- the proC gene encoding pyrroline-5-carboxylate reductase yields the protein MGSALLRGLARAGGYHLTAIDLDPEALDAIEDAVDETSEDVAAAREADIVVLAVKPDVAPAVLDELDLRGGQQLVTLAAGLPRGFVDERTDASVVRIMPNLAAETGNMAAAATNAGLTDEVREMLDAVGEFVEVDESLMHVSTAVNGSGPAFAFYLIDAMKQGGIDGGLDPEQAETLAAQTFKGAAETVLRDDRSVDELIDAVCSPNGTTIEGMDVLWDSDADEAVEDAVAAAERRSRELAEAFDDA from the coding sequence ATGGGGAGTGCCCTGCTGAGGGGACTCGCCCGTGCGGGGGGGTATCACCTCACGGCGATCGACCTCGACCCCGAGGCGCTCGACGCGATCGAAGACGCCGTCGACGAGACGAGCGAGGACGTGGCGGCGGCGCGCGAGGCCGATATCGTCGTCCTCGCGGTGAAGCCGGACGTCGCGCCGGCGGTGCTCGACGAGCTCGACCTCCGAGGCGGCCAACAGCTCGTCACGCTGGCCGCGGGCCTCCCCCGCGGGTTCGTCGACGAGCGGACCGACGCGTCCGTCGTCCGGATAATGCCGAACCTCGCGGCGGAGACGGGGAACATGGCCGCGGCGGCGACGAACGCCGGCCTGACCGACGAAGTCCGGGAGATGCTCGACGCGGTCGGCGAGTTCGTCGAGGTCGACGAGTCGCTGATGCACGTCTCGACGGCGGTCAACGGCAGCGGCCCCGCCTTCGCCTTCTACCTGATCGACGCGATGAAACAGGGCGGGATCGACGGCGGGCTCGACCCCGAGCAGGCCGAGACGCTGGCCGCGCAGACGTTCAAGGGGGCCGCAGAGACCGTGCTGCGCGACGACCGCAGCGTCGACGAGCTCATCGACGCGGTCTGCTCGCCGAACGGGACGACGATAGAGGGGATGGACGTGCTGTGGGACAGCGACGCTGACGAGGCGGTCGAGGACGCCGTCGCGGCCGCCGAGCGCCGGTCCCGCGAGCTCGCGGAGGCGTTCGACGATGCCTGA
- a CDS encoding glycosyltransferase family 4 protein yields MKVSHYFEFEEHVTGGIAASVDHQRKMLDRVGIEYTTEPTLDADVLHLNVMGPRSVWHARRARQAGVPVVAHTHVTAEDFGDSFRFTNALARPLKPYLRRAYGLADLLVCPSEYNRDLIESYADVPTTVVSNGVDREKLAGFESLEAEYRERYDLSPPTVFLVGHVIKRKGLETFVETAHRMPDVDFVWFGPIDRSLKGRDTTRLIDEAPSNCTFTGFVDDIRGAYAAGDVFCFPTHEENEGIALLEAMAAGKPVVVRDIETFSWLADGEECLKVGDRDDEETATDDRDDNGRDHDRVRGDDVEGFVEAIDELRDADRRAELGANAAERSEAFSLSAIAERYRDLYADLV; encoded by the coding sequence ATGAAGGTCAGCCACTACTTCGAGTTCGAAGAGCACGTCACGGGCGGCATCGCCGCCTCCGTCGACCACCAGCGGAAGATGCTCGACCGCGTCGGGATCGAGTACACGACGGAGCCGACGCTCGACGCCGACGTCCTCCACCTCAACGTGATGGGCCCGCGCTCGGTCTGGCACGCGCGCCGCGCCCGGCAGGCAGGCGTCCCCGTGGTCGCGCACACTCACGTCACCGCCGAGGACTTCGGCGACAGCTTCCGGTTCACCAACGCGCTCGCGCGGCCGCTCAAGCCGTACCTCCGGCGCGCGTACGGGCTCGCCGACCTGCTCGTCTGCCCCTCCGAGTACAACCGCGACCTGATCGAGAGCTACGCGGATGTCCCGACGACGGTGGTCTCGAACGGCGTCGACCGCGAGAAGCTGGCGGGGTTCGAGTCGCTCGAAGCCGAGTACCGCGAGCGCTACGACCTCTCCCCGCCGACGGTGTTCCTCGTCGGTCACGTGATCAAGCGGAAGGGGTTAGAGACGTTCGTCGAGACGGCCCACCGGATGCCCGACGTGGACTTCGTCTGGTTCGGCCCGATAGACCGGTCGCTGAAGGGCAGAGACACCACGCGTCTCATCGACGAGGCCCCGTCGAACTGTACGTTCACGGGCTTCGTCGACGACATCCGGGGCGCGTACGCCGCGGGCGACGTGTTCTGTTTCCCGACCCACGAGGAGAACGAGGGGATCGCGCTGCTGGAGGCGATGGCGGCCGGGAAGCCGGTCGTCGTCCGCGACATCGAGACGTTCTCGTGGCTGGCGGACGGCGAGGAGTGCCTGAAGGTGGGCGACCGGGACGACGAGGAGACCGCGACGGACGACCGCGACGACAACGGTCGCGACCACGACCGCGTTCGCGGCGACGACGTGGAGGGGTTCGTCGAGGCCATCGACGAACTCCGCGACGCGGACCGGCGGGCGGAACTCGGCGCGAACGCCGCCGAGCGCAGCGAAGCGTTCTCGCTGTCGGCGATCGCCGAGCGCTACAGGGACCTGTACGCGGATCTCGTCTGA
- a CDS encoding lysylphosphatidylglycerol synthase transmembrane domain-containing protein, with translation MEGPQRRALILGTVGAVVLLALLFVVVGVDRVVGALAAADPLLVAATAAIGLCWLAAWSLMLRAVLGALDVELSVGTAFLVYSGAAFANNVTPFGQAGGEPVAAALISKVAEARYETGLVGIASVDVLNVVPSVSLVFLGVGSYAATTAVGDRVTVAVASAAALIAAIVTAIALVWRYRVAVVDRVPGAIGPFLGRFDRFDAETIEAGLADRLGNFFADIERVGTDRRRLVGIVALSLVGWLFQAAALTVAFAAVGHPISPLIPVFVVPLSYVAGATPLPGGLGGIEAALVGLLVPTTGVAASAITAAVLVFRGAVYWLPMVIGGASASALGVKAFG, from the coding sequence ATGGAAGGCCCACAACGGCGCGCGCTGATCCTCGGGACGGTCGGCGCGGTCGTCCTCCTCGCGCTGCTGTTCGTCGTCGTCGGGGTCGATCGCGTCGTGGGCGCGCTCGCGGCCGCGGACCCGCTCCTCGTCGCCGCGACCGCCGCGATCGGGCTCTGCTGGCTCGCCGCGTGGAGCCTCATGCTGCGCGCCGTGCTGGGCGCACTCGACGTAGAGCTGTCGGTCGGGACCGCGTTCCTCGTGTACAGCGGTGCGGCCTTCGCGAACAACGTCACCCCGTTCGGGCAGGCGGGCGGGGAGCCGGTCGCCGCCGCGCTCATCTCGAAGGTGGCGGAGGCGCGGTACGAGACCGGACTCGTCGGGATCGCGAGCGTCGACGTACTCAACGTCGTCCCCTCGGTGTCGCTCGTCTTCCTCGGTGTGGGGTCGTACGCGGCCACCACGGCCGTCGGGGACCGCGTCACCGTCGCCGTCGCGAGCGCGGCCGCGCTGATCGCCGCGATCGTCACCGCGATCGCCCTCGTCTGGCGCTACCGCGTCGCGGTCGTTGACCGCGTCCCGGGCGCGATCGGGCCGTTCCTCGGCCGCTTCGACCGGTTCGACGCCGAGACGATCGAGGCCGGACTCGCGGACCGGCTGGGGAACTTCTTCGCGGACATCGAGCGCGTCGGGACCGACCGTCGACGGCTCGTCGGCATCGTCGCGCTCTCGCTCGTCGGGTGGCTGTTTCAGGCGGCCGCGCTCACGGTCGCGTTCGCCGCGGTCGGCCACCCGATCTCGCCGCTGATCCCCGTCTTCGTCGTCCCGCTCTCGTACGTGGCGGGCGCGACGCCGCTCCCCGGCGGTCTCGGCGGCATCGAGGCCGCGCTCGTCGGCCTGCTCGTACCCACGACCGGCGTCGCCGCCTCGGCGATCACCGCCGCGGTCTTGGTCTTCCGCGGCGCAGTGTACTGGCTGCCGATGGTGATCGGCGGCGCGTCGGCGTCGGCGCTGGGCGTCAAGGCGTTCGGGTAG
- a CDS encoding PQQ-binding-like beta-propeller repeat protein, translated as MFRYNPARTGGPPDATGPTDSVTEQWVVRTQGGVARSLAVFDDSVYVGSNDDAVTALAASDGTERWSVEADGQIGWPPAVVDDAVYVGRGDGTICALAAGDGTERWRFDTGKRVAPAPAVVDDTVYVGGVENGGEVLYALDASDGTERWSFEMEFNGYASPAVVDGTVYLNHGERNWALDAADGTERWSFEPDDAMETVGTGPPAVRDETVYIGGHDTVYALAADEGTEEWSFEVADSVGSSPAVTDGAVYIGGNDGTVYALATGDGTE; from the coding sequence ATGTTCCGATACAACCCCGCCCGGACGGGCGGACCACCGGACGCGACCGGCCCGACTGACTCGGTGACGGAGCAGTGGGTTGTCCGGACTCAGGGAGGAGTCGCGCGTTCGCTCGCGGTCTTCGACGATTCCGTTTACGTCGGGAGCAACGACGACGCAGTTACCGCTCTCGCCGCGAGCGACGGCACCGAACGGTGGTCGGTCGAGGCCGACGGGCAGATTGGCTGGCCACCGGCGGTCGTCGACGACGCCGTGTACGTCGGCCGTGGCGACGGAACGATCTGTGCGCTGGCCGCCGGCGACGGGACCGAGCGCTGGCGCTTCGACACCGGCAAACGGGTGGCTCCGGCTCCGGCGGTCGTCGACGACACCGTCTACGTCGGGGGTGTCGAGAACGGCGGGGAGGTGCTCTACGCGCTGGACGCGTCCGACGGCACCGAGCGGTGGTCCTTCGAAATGGAGTTCAACGGCTACGCGTCGCCGGCGGTGGTCGACGGCACCGTCTACCTCAACCACGGCGAGAGGAACTGGGCGCTGGACGCCGCCGACGGGACCGAACGGTGGTCGTTCGAGCCCGATGACGCCATGGAAACGGTCGGGACGGGGCCGCCGGCGGTACGGGACGAGACCGTCTACATCGGGGGTCACGATACCGTCTACGCGCTCGCCGCGGACGAGGGCACCGAGGAGTGGTCTTTCGAGGTCGCCGACAGCGTCGGATCCTCGCCCGCAGTGACCGACGGCGCGGTCTACATCGGCGGGAACGACGGGACGGTCTACGCGCTCGCTACCGGCGACGGCACCGAATAG